One window from the genome of Natronosalvus amylolyticus encodes:
- a CDS encoding tyrosine-type recombinase/integrase — translation MSTETTTDSPRYSTMDIDDCEAFYQEKIVQEMRADGLDPDRETPTYAWLSDHYRGFIAHLSRNFDLSPGDFYAEIGVPPNDDEDKSPFAFVDDQDTCQALESYLRELRDRQGRAESTVATRQSVLRRYVDTYQQVNNTDDLLSPLQSEQGSSEEKARVADTFDVLRQLDQTLNTHASRRKYVQEVRQFYQHRVDFGKADYDPTTRLERRFGWDSAPDWDNPALDANQIQSLYQTAETPADRLLIVGVCGWGLRPSEVCALHTRQLTLTPAEDDHEGPDPYIDFGEDDRKNGPGTVALLVGVEELESRIDDLHDEHGDDWNGYLLPSSSSKSGHISTETARRHFRDLAEEAGVTVDGTAPTPKMGRRYWYTAYGAAVKRVAERFEDIAEEQGSKSAEVVLDNYLSKPERRRHRRDEMRDDLVGLFDS, via the coding sequence ATGTCCACAGAAACTACCACCGACTCACCACGCTACAGCACGATGGATATCGATGACTGCGAGGCCTTCTACCAGGAGAAAATCGTCCAGGAGATGCGGGCTGATGGACTCGACCCTGACCGCGAGACACCGACCTACGCGTGGCTCAGTGACCACTATCGGGGCTTCATCGCACATCTCTCCCGGAACTTCGACCTCTCACCCGGGGACTTCTACGCCGAGATCGGGGTTCCACCAAACGACGACGAAGACAAGAGCCCCTTCGCGTTCGTCGACGATCAGGATACATGCCAGGCGCTCGAATCCTACCTGCGCGAGCTTCGAGACCGGCAGGGGCGTGCCGAATCGACGGTTGCGACCCGGCAATCGGTCCTTCGCCGCTACGTTGATACCTACCAGCAGGTGAACAACACCGACGATCTGCTCTCACCACTCCAGTCTGAACAGGGAAGTTCCGAAGAGAAAGCCCGTGTCGCGGACACATTCGACGTCCTCCGACAGCTCGACCAGACGCTGAACACGCACGCGTCGCGACGAAAGTACGTCCAAGAGGTCCGGCAGTTCTACCAGCACCGCGTCGACTTCGGGAAAGCTGACTACGACCCGACGACGCGGTTGGAACGTCGGTTCGGGTGGGATTCAGCACCCGACTGGGATAATCCTGCCCTCGACGCCAACCAGATTCAATCGCTCTACCAGACCGCCGAGACGCCGGCTGACCGCCTTCTCATCGTTGGCGTCTGCGGGTGGGGACTGCGGCCGAGCGAGGTCTGTGCCCTTCATACGCGCCAACTCACGCTCACACCCGCCGAGGACGACCACGAGGGGCCGGACCCGTACATCGACTTTGGTGAGGATGACCGCAAAAACGGACCGGGAACGGTCGCGTTGCTGGTCGGCGTCGAGGAACTCGAGTCGCGGATCGACGATCTCCACGACGAGCACGGTGACGACTGGAATGGCTACCTACTGCCATCATCCTCGTCGAAATCCGGTCATATATCAACGGAGACCGCCCGACGGCACTTCCGCGATCTCGCTGAGGAAGCAGGGGTTACCGTCGACGGGACAGCGCCGACGCCGAAGATGGGGCGTCGATACTGGTACACGGCGTATGGGGCGGCGGTCAAACGGGTGGCTGAGCGGTTCGAGGATATCGCGGAAGAGCAGGGATCAAAATCAGCCGAGGTTGTCCTCGACAACTACCTCTCGAAGCCGGAGCGACGTCGCCATCGACGGGATGAAATGCGTGATGACCTGGTCGGGCTCTTCGATTCGTGA
- a CDS encoding universal stress protein — MYESILLPTNSAMGVNAAVEHAIELASEMDATLHILYVTQRGADQYRSSHAASADESSGDTKQVHDAIIARAEDADIGIEKHVEPGQLHQTTIEFSREHNVDLIVVPAENKTGIHHILTDSLAEKAVREPTPPVLAVSVARETIRDQDVYECLNCGNSFQTTVDSVENVQCPFCGANDVEDRTIG; from the coding sequence ATGTACGAGTCGATCCTTCTCCCCACTAACAGTGCAATGGGAGTGAACGCGGCTGTCGAACACGCGATTGAACTTGCCTCTGAGATGGACGCAACCCTCCACATACTATACGTTACTCAACGAGGGGCCGATCAGTACAGATCCTCTCACGCAGCGAGCGCGGATGAGAGCTCCGGAGATACTAAACAGGTTCACGATGCGATTATCGCCCGCGCGGAAGATGCAGATATTGGGATAGAGAAACACGTCGAACCAGGCCAACTCCACCAGACTACCATCGAGTTCAGCAGAGAGCACAACGTAGACCTGATCGTAGTTCCCGCTGAAAACAAGACAGGAATTCATCACATCCTAACCGACAGTCTCGCAGAAAAGGCCGTCAGAGAACCCACACCCCCAGTCCTCGCTGTGAGCGTTGCCCGCGAAACCATTCGTGATCAAGACGTCTACGAGTGTCTCAACTGCGGGAATAGTTTTCAAACGACGGTAGATTCCGTTGAAAACGTCCAATGTCCATTTTGCGGGGCGAATGACGTGGAAGATCGGACCATCGGGTAA
- a CDS encoding amino acid permease, with protein sequence MNGDEELAKDLGPLAALTIGVGTMVGAGIFVLPGPAVDQLGPLAALAFVIGGILALLTALSASELGTAMPVSGGAYYYINQGLGPLFGSIAGWGNWLGLAFASAFYMYGFGAYVNEFIVISGLTIGPLELAPAQVVGLVGAAFFIAVNYVGAKETGRLQNIIVITLIGILAVFTLFGVLNADIDTLTPIDPFGWTPLLPVTGLVFVSYLGFVQITSVAEEIQQPGKNLPRAVIGSVVIVTAMYAFILLAVLAAVETDVVAGNDTAVVDVAQILIGPLGAAALLLGGLLATASSANASILASSRINFAMGRDKLVTPKINEVHPRFGTPYRAIAITGGLIIVFLVFGNLELLATAGSVLHLIVYGLLNLALIVFREADPTGYNPDFEVPLYPVVPILGAIFSFALIVFIEPVVILLAAVLVVFAAVWYIGYARSQVEEAGVLARYVLERSEELPDVAVSASTAVQPEESDYRVMVPLANPASEKHLITLGSAIADQHDGTVVAVNIVAVPDQTSLEAARSQQEYDAAHHLLDQAQTDAETYGAEVETHVVLSHQPFEEIFNAAKRYGSDICVMGWGPKSHSAPGRAESTIDELAHSLPCDFLVFKDRGFDPSRVLVPTAGGPDSELAAVIAKTLQDQFAVTVTLLHVAEDPERGQRFLRSWAADNDLTGSDQRVVTGDVQTRIAEAAEDSTLLLIGATERGMLSRLVRGSLVLDVLTEVECSVILAEKSHTRTLRERLFGLTHTDPDSMVGTGVEPEPSTPDVEDSDAETG encoded by the coding sequence GTGAACGGCGACGAAGAACTCGCAAAAGACCTCGGTCCCCTCGCCGCTCTGACTATCGGGGTCGGGACGATGGTCGGAGCCGGGATTTTCGTACTTCCCGGTCCGGCAGTCGATCAACTCGGACCGTTGGCAGCACTGGCGTTCGTAATCGGTGGAATTCTCGCCTTATTGACGGCACTTTCGGCGTCCGAACTCGGGACTGCGATGCCCGTCTCCGGTGGAGCGTACTACTACATCAACCAGGGACTCGGCCCGTTGTTCGGCTCGATCGCCGGCTGGGGCAACTGGCTCGGTCTCGCGTTCGCCTCCGCTTTCTACATGTACGGATTCGGCGCGTACGTGAACGAATTTATTGTGATTTCGGGGCTGACGATCGGTCCGCTCGAACTGGCACCGGCACAGGTGGTTGGGCTCGTCGGAGCTGCGTTCTTCATCGCGGTCAACTACGTCGGCGCGAAGGAAACCGGACGTCTTCAGAATATTATCGTTATCACACTCATCGGGATTCTCGCCGTCTTCACGCTCTTCGGCGTGCTGAATGCCGACATAGACACGCTCACACCGATCGATCCCTTCGGCTGGACGCCGCTGTTGCCGGTGACAGGACTCGTGTTCGTCTCCTATCTCGGATTCGTCCAGATTACGTCCGTCGCTGAAGAGATTCAACAACCAGGCAAGAATCTCCCGCGGGCAGTCATCGGTAGCGTCGTCATCGTCACGGCGATGTACGCGTTCATCCTTCTCGCAGTGTTGGCAGCCGTGGAAACCGATGTCGTCGCCGGAAACGATACGGCCGTCGTAGACGTTGCACAGATATTGATCGGACCGCTCGGTGCGGCAGCACTCTTGCTCGGTGGGTTGCTGGCGACGGCTTCGTCGGCGAACGCGTCGATCCTGGCCTCCTCGCGGATCAACTTCGCCATGGGGCGCGATAAGTTGGTTACGCCGAAAATTAACGAGGTTCATCCCCGCTTCGGCACACCGTATCGCGCAATTGCGATTACGGGTGGTCTCATTATTGTATTTCTCGTGTTCGGGAATTTGGAACTACTGGCGACCGCCGGGAGCGTCCTCCATCTCATCGTGTACGGACTGTTGAACCTCGCGTTGATCGTGTTCCGAGAAGCAGATCCCACCGGCTATAACCCCGACTTCGAGGTCCCGTTGTATCCCGTCGTGCCCATTCTCGGCGCGATATTTTCTTTCGCGTTGATCGTGTTTATCGAACCGGTCGTAATCCTTCTCGCGGCGGTTCTCGTCGTATTCGCCGCCGTCTGGTACATAGGATACGCCCGGTCGCAAGTAGAAGAGGCGGGTGTGCTCGCACGTTACGTGCTCGAACGATCGGAAGAATTACCGGACGTCGCGGTGTCGGCCTCAACCGCCGTCCAACCCGAAGAGAGCGACTACCGTGTAATGGTTCCGCTGGCGAATCCGGCCAGTGAGAAACATCTCATCACGCTCGGCTCAGCGATCGCTGACCAGCACGATGGGACTGTCGTCGCGGTTAACATCGTCGCCGTCCCAGATCAGACATCGCTGGAGGCAGCTCGAAGCCAACAGGAATACGACGCAGCACACCATTTGCTCGATCAGGCACAGACCGATGCCGAGACGTATGGAGCGGAGGTCGAAACCCATGTCGTTCTCTCTCATCAGCCGTTCGAGGAGATCTTCAACGCGGCTAAGAGATACGGAAGCGATATCTGTGTAATGGGGTGGGGTCCCAAGTCGCACAGTGCACCTGGACGAGCTGAATCTACCATCGACGAGCTCGCACATTCCTTGCCATGTGACTTCCTTGTGTTCAAAGACCGTGGATTCGACCCATCACGAGTTCTTGTTCCAACTGCTGGCGGTCCTGATTCAGAACTCGCAGCAGTCATCGCTAAAACACTCCAAGATCAATTTGCCGTGACCGTGACGCTCCTCCACGTTGCGGAAGATCCAGAGCGTGGACAACGGTTCCTGCGGTCGTGGGCAGCCGATAACGACCTCACCGGGTCTGATCAACGGGTGGTGACTGGTGACGTCCAAACTCGAATTGCTGAAGCGGCAGAGGATTCGACCTTGTTATTGATCGGCGCAACCGAGCGAGGGATGCTGTCACGACTTGTTCGCGGATCGCTCGTTCTCGATGTGCTTACCGAGGTCGAATGTTCGGTGATATTGGCGGAAAAGAGCCATACACGTACGTTGCGCGAGCGCCTATTCGGGCTTACTCATACTGATCCGGACTCAATGGTAGGCACCGGTGTCGAACCCGAACCATCTACTCCTGATGTCGAGGATTCCGACGCAGAAACGGGATAA
- a CDS encoding FAD-binding oxidoreductase, translated as MTVREHKSQHEHVESLPLISKSATVRNVEAMDHDRRGEIREKLQELGSKFGFEEAIPDWGNINWDRVFEEATRSNRKLAPQIGAFRDRFERAYPALVRIEFETDKPFDFAAGQYLSIRYGNRTRAYSIASSPNREETELCIRRVPDGRLSPRLCEELSVGDRLTIRGPNGHLLLEDTSKRDMAFLATGTGVAPMKSMIDYTFERGRDEFRGEKRDVWLFLGAAWEDDLPYHGAFRELSDVHDNFHYVPCLSRESWLSKWNGETEYIQDALLKYVDERALDDAAFGQHMAEMLEDRPTVEADAPRIDPHELEVYACGINAMVYSLETAVQRLGVPTRHLHCEGYG; from the coding sequence ATGACCGTCCGGGAGCACAAGTCCCAACACGAACACGTGGAGTCGCTTCCACTTATTTCGAAGTCAGCAACAGTGAGGAACGTTGAAGCGATGGACCATGACCGTCGGGGCGAAATTCGAGAGAAGCTACAAGAACTCGGATCGAAATTTGGATTCGAGGAGGCTATTCCTGATTGGGGAAACATCAACTGGGACAGAGTCTTTGAGGAGGCAACACGATCAAACCGAAAACTTGCACCACAGATCGGTGCGTTTCGTGACCGGTTCGAACGAGCTTACCCCGCACTCGTTCGGATCGAGTTCGAAACCGACAAACCGTTTGACTTCGCTGCCGGACAGTATCTCTCGATCCGGTATGGGAACCGGACGCGCGCGTACTCGATTGCGAGTTCACCGAACCGCGAGGAAACCGAACTCTGTATCCGCCGTGTTCCCGACGGCCGACTCTCTCCGCGACTCTGTGAAGAACTGTCGGTCGGCGATCGGCTTACCATCCGGGGACCGAACGGCCATCTTTTACTCGAAGACACGTCGAAACGGGACATGGCGTTTCTCGCCACTGGAACCGGGGTCGCCCCGATGAAAAGCATGATTGACTACACGTTTGAGAGAGGGCGGGACGAGTTTCGGGGTGAAAAACGGGACGTGTGGCTGTTCCTCGGTGCAGCGTGGGAGGACGACCTCCCGTATCACGGAGCATTTCGAGAACTCTCTGACGTGCACGACAACTTCCACTATGTGCCGTGTCTCTCTCGTGAATCCTGGCTTTCGAAATGGAATGGAGAGACGGAATACATCCAGGACGCACTATTGAAATACGTAGACGAGCGTGCGCTCGACGATGCCGCGTTCGGTCAGCATATGGCTGAAATGTTGGAGGATCGGCCGACTGTCGAGGCGGACGCCCCCCGGATAGACCCACACGAACTCGAAGTGTACGCCTGCGGCATCAACGCCATGGTGTATAGTCTCGAAACGGCTGTCCAGCGACTCGGCGTACCCACACGACATCTTCACTGTGAAGGGTACGGATAA
- a CDS encoding universal stress protein has translation MYDTILLPTDGSDNAQLATEHALSMADRHDAELHVLYVAEKTRDDPVQKGLEEKLAEELNKGKDIVDDVENQATNENITTETVVEQGVPRTTIENYAAENDVGLIVIGSTGADSVAEQLLGTVSKYIVNEAPADVFIVRPDTLLS, from the coding sequence ATGTACGATACGATCCTGCTTCCGACGGACGGCAGCGATAACGCACAACTGGCGACCGAACACGCGCTAAGTATGGCAGATCGCCACGACGCTGAATTACACGTCCTCTACGTCGCGGAAAAAACGCGTGACGATCCCGTGCAAAAGGGGCTTGAAGAAAAACTGGCGGAGGAGTTGAACAAAGGAAAAGATATCGTCGATGACGTCGAAAATCAGGCGACGAACGAAAATATCACAACCGAGACTGTCGTTGAACAAGGGGTTCCCAGAACGACGATTGAAAATTATGCTGCTGAAAACGATGTCGGGTTGATCGTTATCGGCTCAACTGGAGCGGATAGTGTAGCAGAGCAGTTGCTTGGTACAGTCTCAAAATATATCGTAAATGAAGCTCCAGCAGACGTGTTTATCGTTCGGCCTGATACACTTCTTTCCTGA
- a CDS encoding universal stress protein — MNPMIDYHRRQAFPGYIQDDEFKNEREKAEHVLESILDTIPDGMSVKSEIEAGNPARTIIRFADDNDVDHIVIGSHGKQGVARYLLGSVAEKVVRRSAVPVTVVRPSE; from the coding sequence ATGAATCCAATGATCGATTACCATCGGAGACAGGCATTCCCAGGCTATATTCAGGACGACGAGTTCAAAAACGAACGAGAGAAGGCCGAACACGTCCTCGAATCGATTCTCGATACGATCCCAGATGGAATGTCGGTCAAGAGCGAAATCGAAGCAGGAAACCCTGCCAGGACGATTATTCGGTTCGCCGATGACAACGATGTGGATCACATCGTGATCGGAAGCCACGGAAAGCAAGGCGTCGCACGGTATCTGCTGGGAAGCGTCGCGGAGAAGGTTGTCCGACGGTCGGCAGTACCGGTCACAGTGGTCCGACCAAGCGAGTAG
- a CDS encoding PadR family transcriptional regulator, whose translation MYDLTGFQRDILYVIVGLEEPHGLAVKAELDDYYEQEINHGRLYPNLDDLVDKGLLKKGELDKRTNMYTVTQRGRREIEARREWESQYIEDFKVSPTS comes from the coding sequence ATGTACGATCTGACGGGCTTCCAGCGTGATATCTTGTACGTGATCGTCGGGCTCGAAGAGCCGCACGGGCTCGCAGTTAAGGCTGAGCTCGACGACTACTACGAACAGGAGATCAACCATGGTCGGCTCTATCCAAACCTGGACGATCTCGTCGACAAAGGACTCCTCAAGAAGGGTGAACTGGATAAACGAACGAATATGTACACAGTCACCCAGCGTGGACGACGCGAAATCGAGGCGCGGCGTGAGTGGGAGAGCCAATATATTGAGGACTTCAAAGTATCTCCTACGTCGTAG
- a CDS encoding universal stress protein — protein MVIFVNSEGSTRQSPTNISDTTSEDEFVVFVPLSNPRTETHLITLGAAIANQRDDRVVAVTIIQVPDQTSLQAARDRFEVQDSKDQLAGARRTASDIGAPIETRTIFSHRLFKTVFDTARQYEADLCLMGCGSELPGISGRTEPLIDELAHSLPCDFLVFKDRGFDLSNVLLPTTGGPHTELAADIARVLQTEFGSELTMLHVADDPDEGERFLASWASKHGLEGAAQRVEVGDIETAIESAAREHTMILIGATQVGVLSRLARGSLTLDVLQDVECSVLITERKTERGFFERIFRRQ, from the coding sequence ATGGTGATCTTCGTGAATAGTGAAGGTTCTACGAGGCAATCACCGACCAATATTAGCGACACAACCAGTGAGGATGAGTTCGTCGTTTTCGTTCCGTTATCTAACCCCAGAACCGAAACACACCTCATTACGCTCGGAGCTGCAATCGCAAATCAGCGAGATGACCGTGTCGTTGCTGTGACAATCATCCAAGTTCCTGACCAGACCTCACTCCAAGCCGCGAGAGACCGGTTTGAGGTCCAGGATTCGAAGGATCAGCTGGCGGGTGCTCGACGGACTGCATCCGATATCGGGGCACCGATAGAAACTCGTACTATTTTTTCCCATCGGCTATTCAAAACAGTCTTCGATACCGCCCGCCAGTACGAGGCAGATCTCTGTCTCATGGGATGCGGATCGGAACTCCCCGGAATATCTGGGCGTACGGAACCACTGATCGACGAACTCGCTCACTCGTTACCCTGTGACTTCCTCGTGTTCAAGGATCGCGGCTTCGATCTCTCAAACGTGTTGCTACCCACCACTGGTGGACCGCATACCGAGTTGGCAGCGGACATCGCACGGGTCTTGCAGACCGAGTTTGGATCCGAGCTGACAATGTTACACGTAGCTGATGATCCTGATGAAGGGGAACGTTTTCTTGCGTCCTGGGCATCGAAGCACGGGCTCGAAGGTGCCGCCCAACGGGTGGAAGTCGGGGATATTGAGACGGCTATTGAATCTGCTGCGCGCGAGCACACAATGATTCTCATCGGTGCTACGCAGGTCGGCGTTCTCTCCCGGCTTGCACGTGGCTCACTCACCCTCGACGTTCTCCAGGATGTCGAATGTTCGGTACTCATCACCGAACGGAAAACGGAACGTGGCTTCTTCGAACGAATCTTCCGTCGTCAATGA
- a CDS encoding DUF7342 family protein, with amino-acid sequence MTSTYIKTKPERCCMTEDESNSEGLMERQTTGEDRVRMVARQLSEPQTANWIASEAGWSHEPTKRVLERLVDDGILHRDESGTHTTYYPDYRRQAMQEAMRLRDSGHTVEELTDRLANMKTQIRDWEDEFGVESPNQLRGTLADESLDGGEEDRRREIAREWEHLQRRIQIVGFAIREWDFLAPTTEPAEASS; translated from the coding sequence ATGACCTCAACCTATATTAAGACAAAGCCCGAACGATGTTGTATGACCGAAGATGAATCGAACTCCGAGGGCCTGATGGAACGCCAGACCACGGGTGAAGACCGCGTGCGGATGGTTGCTCGACAGCTGTCGGAGCCACAGACGGCCAACTGGATCGCCTCCGAAGCGGGCTGGTCACACGAACCAACGAAGCGCGTCCTCGAGCGACTCGTCGACGACGGCATCCTCCACCGTGACGAAAGCGGTACTCACACGACGTATTATCCTGATTACCGCCGTCAAGCGATGCAGGAGGCGATGCGCCTCCGAGATAGCGGACACACTGTCGAGGAGCTTACAGACCGGCTCGCCAATATGAAGACGCAGATTCGCGACTGGGAGGATGAATTCGGCGTTGAATCACCGAATCAGCTTCGTGGGACGCTCGCTGACGAGTCCCTTGACGGTGGCGAGGAAGACCGTCGCCGTGAGATTGCCCGCGAGTGGGAGCATCTTCAACGGCGTATCCAGATTGTCGGCTTCGCCATCCGCGAGTGGGACTTTCTCGCTCCGACGACAGAGCCTGCTGAGGCCAGCAGCTAA
- a CDS encoding DUF1931 domain-containing protein, translating to MSDLIVKAAVKDALSDQNVSADFYDALNEEVSELLEDAAQRADANDRKTVQPRDL from the coding sequence ATGTCTGACCTGATTGTCAAAGCAGCTGTGAAGGATGCACTATCGGATCAGAACGTGTCAGCGGATTTCTACGACGCCCTCAACGAGGAAGTTTCCGAACTGCTTGAGGACGCCGCTCAGCGAGCTGACGCGAACGATCGGAAGACGGTCCAGCCACGGGACCTGTAG
- a CDS encoding amino acid permease: MAAEEGELARNLGFLEAMTLGGGTMIGAGIFILPGVAAENAGPASSISFAIAGFVALLAALSIAELATGMPIAGGSYHYVNRALGSFFGSIVGWGVWTGLMFASAFYMVGFGQYIVEPIPFLDGRALVVLFGLMGLLFLVGVNYYGTEESGQFQNVMIGLETVIILIFVAVGVFYVDTTNLEPFAPTGPSGIIATTGIVFVTFLGFEIIATVAEEIKNPGRLIPLTMILSVVSVTILYVIVMIVSTGVVHYETLGGSLVPVSDVAAVSMGSVGVVAIVASAAIAAISSSNSSILSAARVVFAMGRDGVMSHKLNKTHSKFRTPHRAVLATGAVTFLLITVGLEVEAIIVLLAEVASFSFLISYALIHVSVVVVRRADPEGYDPEFEMPAPLYPAVPILGVVLSFVVISQMANIVLLIGTGIIGLSIVWYVIYVRNRVEDEQLVGDAIVGSGNGPGEPIDAYRIVVPIANPETQTELLRLAAASARTYADEGTPEIVAVNVIQVPSQTALEQNLQFEEERVERQRDLFKSAREAAGELNVNLRTRAIVGRDVGKTILTVLKEEDPDQVLLGWHGRRRTRDYVFGSTVDPIIRDAPCEVTVVNLKQPKIGNAVALAGPGPHAPIAARRAFEYAALQGTTPTLLNAQQPRENEEIADSRKRGELMIEDVAEAAGLEAGIFETEVVVNDDIESAILENIKKYDTVCVGVSERRAVSKILWGSLADRIVERAEGNVALIRGEYKIHRSVREGLVERLSD; the protein is encoded by the coding sequence ATGGCTGCTGAGGAAGGAGAACTTGCTCGGAACCTCGGCTTTCTCGAAGCAATGACGCTGGGGGGCGGCACGATGATCGGAGCCGGCATTTTCATCCTTCCCGGCGTTGCAGCTGAAAATGCCGGACCAGCGAGTTCGATTTCGTTTGCGATCGCTGGGTTCGTTGCGTTGCTTGCTGCGCTCTCGATTGCAGAACTTGCGACCGGGATGCCGATTGCCGGTGGGAGTTATCACTACGTGAACCGAGCCCTGGGAAGCTTCTTTGGCTCTATCGTCGGCTGGGGGGTCTGGACCGGATTGATGTTTGCGAGTGCGTTCTATATGGTCGGATTCGGTCAGTACATCGTCGAGCCTATTCCGTTTCTCGATGGCCGTGCTCTCGTCGTCCTATTCGGACTCATGGGTCTCCTATTTCTGGTTGGTGTGAACTATTACGGCACGGAAGAGTCGGGACAATTTCAAAATGTGATGATCGGCCTCGAAACCGTCATCATCCTCATTTTCGTCGCAGTCGGCGTATTTTACGTTGACACAACGAATCTCGAACCGTTCGCTCCCACCGGTCCAAGCGGAATCATTGCGACGACAGGGATTGTCTTCGTCACGTTCCTCGGTTTCGAGATCATCGCCACTGTCGCAGAGGAGATCAAAAATCCGGGGCGACTCATTCCACTCACGATGATCCTCTCGGTCGTCTCGGTCACCATTCTGTACGTGATCGTCATGATCGTCAGCACAGGAGTCGTCCACTACGAGACACTAGGTGGTTCTCTCGTCCCGGTCTCAGACGTTGCAGCGGTTTCGATGGGTTCGGTTGGCGTCGTGGCTATCGTCGCCTCTGCTGCAATTGCGGCTATTTCGAGTTCGAATTCGTCGATCCTCTCTGCTGCAAGGGTCGTTTTCGCAATGGGCCGCGATGGAGTGATGAGTCACAAACTGAACAAGACGCACAGTAAATTTCGAACGCCCCACCGGGCAGTTCTAGCGACAGGCGCTGTGACCTTTCTCCTGATCACCGTTGGTCTTGAGGTAGAAGCGATCATCGTACTGTTGGCGGAGGTAGCGAGCTTCAGCTTTTTGATTTCGTATGCACTTATTCACGTCTCGGTCGTCGTCGTGCGCCGAGCTGATCCCGAGGGATACGATCCGGAATTCGAGATGCCTGCGCCGCTCTATCCCGCAGTTCCGATACTAGGCGTCGTGCTGTCGTTCGTCGTTATCTCTCAGATGGCAAACATCGTTCTTCTCATCGGGACTGGAATCATCGGTCTCAGCATCGTCTGGTATGTCATCTACGTGAGAAACCGTGTTGAAGATGAACAGCTGGTGGGCGATGCGATCGTCGGCTCGGGTAACGGTCCTGGAGAGCCAATCGACGCGTACAGAATCGTTGTTCCAATCGCAAACCCAGAGACACAAACGGAGTTATTACGTCTCGCCGCTGCGAGTGCACGTACTTACGCAGACGAAGGGACACCCGAAATTGTCGCCGTGAATGTGATACAAGTCCCCTCTCAGACGGCGCTCGAACAGAATCTCCAGTTCGAAGAAGAGCGGGTCGAACGCCAACGCGACCTGTTCAAAAGCGCCCGCGAGGCTGCCGGCGAGTTGAACGTCAATCTCCGCACCCGAGCGATCGTAGGACGAGACGTTGGGAAAACAATCCTGACAGTGCTTAAGGAGGAAGACCCCGATCAGGTACTTCTCGGTTGGCACGGGCGGCGGCGTACACGTGATTACGTCTTTGGATCGACAGTTGACCCGATCATCAGGGATGCACCATGCGAAGTCACGGTCGTAAACCTCAAGCAACCGAAGATCGGTAACGCCGTTGCATTAGCGGGCCCTGGTCCGCATGCACCGATTGCTGCTCGTCGAGCGTTCGAGTACGCTGCGCTTCAAGGAACAACCCCGACTCTGCTGAACGCCCAACAGCCGAGAGAAAATGAGGAGATAGCCGACTCACGAAAACGTGGTGAACTGATGATCGAAGATGTTGCGGAGGCCGCTGGGCTTGAAGCGGGTATATTCGAGACTGAAGTAGTAGTGAACGACGATATCGAGTCTGCAATTCTCGAAAATATCAAGAAGTACGATACAGTTTGTGTCGGTGTCTCTGAAAGGCGAGCCGTGTCAAAAATTCTGTGGGGATCACTCGCAGACCGTATCGTCGAAAGAGCTGAGGGGAATGTGGCTCTGATCCGTGGAGAATACAAGATACATCGTTCTGTTCGAGAAGGTCTCGTAGAACGACTGTCTGATTGA
- a CDS encoding universal stress protein, with product MTNLLDRPLVPVASTDDAIATYEQLRPYLLQTEFVPIVVHVIEKAGGSPDKASVEQRKEHAEKAFDAFRKRGESDGVSVEMKLLYGTDIAKAIHEAATEIDATAIIFSSRGGSRWLDLVSGNVRSKLIADHDCPVIVLPSDGDLRE from the coding sequence GTGACTAATTTGTTGGACCGGCCGCTCGTACCCGTTGCCAGCACCGACGATGCGATCGCTACGTACGAACAGCTGAGGCCGTATCTCTTGCAAACGGAGTTCGTACCGATCGTCGTTCACGTGATCGAGAAAGCTGGCGGATCCCCCGATAAAGCAAGCGTCGAACAAAGAAAAGAGCACGCCGAAAAGGCCTTCGACGCGTTTCGAAAACGAGGCGAATCCGATGGGGTGTCCGTCGAAATGAAACTGCTATACGGTACTGACATCGCAAAAGCCATCCACGAAGCCGCCACCGAAATCGACGCCACAGCGATAATATTCAGCTCTCGGGGCGGCAGTCGATGGCTCGATCTCGTCTCCGGTAACGTTCGGTCGAAACTTATTGCCGATCACGACTGCCCTGTGATTGTGCTTCCAAGTGATGGTGATCTTCGTGAATAG